The proteins below are encoded in one region of Pseudomonadota bacterium:
- a CDS encoding glutaredoxin family protein, translated as MSKSVILYTRDGCGLCEQASAMASSLGVDIAPKDISRSVELLERYGTSIPVLAVGERELFWPFRPDDIRDLLDS; from the coding sequence ATGAGCAAATCGGTAATCCTTTACACCCGTGACGGTTGCGGGCTGTGCGAGCAGGCGAGCGCCATGGCGTCCTCGCTGGGGGTAGACATTGCCCCGAAAGATATCTCACGAAGCGTCGAGCTACTGGAACGCTACGGCACCAGCATACCGGTCCTGGCAGTCGGCGAAAGGGAGTTGTTTTGGCCCTTCAGGCCTGACGATATTCGTGACTTGCTGGACTCGTGA
- a CDS encoding L-serine ammonia-lyase, protein MAVSTFDLFKIGVGPSSSHTVGPMKAACSFARRLGEQRLLNDVSWVRSELFGSLGHTGRGHGTDKAVMLGLEGELPDRIDPDDIGGRLEKIFSSNSLTLDGKHSIEFLPKQHMIFHKRDRLPFHSNGMRFSALDSQEKVLLQAEFYSVGGGFVVSKDEAAANRIVPDDTELMYPFKTGDELLELCSRHGKSIAQIMLANEHAWRSRTAITDQLKTIWEAMQACVARGIRSPGELPGGLRVQRRAPIIYQRLNRRLEDALKDPLNIMDWVNLYALAVNEENAVGGRVVTAPTNGAAGIVPAVLHYYDRFCPGADWQGVSDFLLTAAAVGILFKENASISGAEVGCQGEVGVACSMAAAGLTAALGGSPTQVENAAEIGMEHNLGLTCDPIGGLVQIPCIERNAMGAVKAINAQRMAVRGDGKHHVSLDKVIKTMRETGADMKTKYKETSRGGLAVNVVEC, encoded by the coding sequence ATGGCGGTCAGCACCTTTGATCTGTTCAAAATCGGCGTGGGTCCTTCCAGCTCCCATACCGTCGGGCCGATGAAGGCGGCCTGCAGCTTTGCCAGACGTCTTGGCGAGCAGCGGCTACTCAACGACGTAAGCTGGGTGAGGTCTGAGCTATTCGGCTCTCTGGGTCACACGGGTCGTGGTCACGGCACCGATAAGGCGGTGATGCTGGGTCTGGAAGGTGAGTTACCCGACCGCATCGATCCTGACGACATCGGCGGCCGTCTCGAGAAAATCTTCTCCAGCAACTCGCTGACGCTCGACGGCAAGCATTCGATAGAGTTCCTGCCGAAGCAACACATGATTTTCCACAAGCGAGACCGGCTTCCGTTTCACTCCAACGGGATGCGTTTCTCAGCGCTCGACTCACAAGAAAAGGTTTTGCTTCAGGCCGAGTTCTATTCTGTCGGCGGCGGCTTTGTTGTGAGCAAGGACGAAGCCGCAGCCAATCGAATTGTTCCGGACGACACCGAGCTGATGTACCCGTTTAAGACCGGAGATGAGTTGCTGGAGCTTTGCAGTCGGCACGGAAAGTCAATCGCCCAGATCATGTTGGCAAACGAACACGCCTGGCGTAGCCGCACAGCAATCACAGACCAGCTAAAGACAATCTGGGAAGCCATGCAGGCCTGCGTAGCGCGGGGCATCCGCAGCCCGGGCGAGCTGCCTGGCGGACTGCGTGTTCAGCGCCGCGCACCAATCATCTATCAGCGTCTCAACCGGCGGCTGGAAGATGCACTTAAAGATCCGCTCAACATCATGGATTGGGTGAATCTTTATGCGCTGGCGGTCAACGAAGAAAACGCCGTCGGAGGCCGTGTTGTCACTGCACCGACCAACGGTGCCGCCGGAATCGTCCCGGCGGTGCTGCACTACTACGATCGCTTCTGTCCGGGAGCCGACTGGCAAGGCGTTTCAGATTTCCTGCTGACGGCAGCGGCCGTAGGTATCTTGTTTAAGGAGAACGCATCGATTTCAGGCGCCGAGGTCGGGTGCCAGGGGGAGGTTGGCGTGGCCTGCTCGATGGCGGCCGCCGGACTCACGGCCGCCTTGGGAGGCAGTCCGACTCAGGTCGAAAACGCGGCGGAAATTGGCATGGAGCACAACCTGGGTCTCACCTGCGACCCGATCGGAGGCCTGGTTCAGATCCCGTGTATCGAGCGGAACGCCATGGGAGCGGTGAAAGCCATCAATGCCCAACGGATGGCGGTGCGGGGTGACGGCAAACACCACGTGTCGCTAGATAAGGTCATCAAGACCATGCGCGAAACGGGTGCTGACATGAAGACCAAGTACAAGGAAACTTCCCGCGGCGGACTGGCCGTTAACGTCGTAGAGTGCTAA